One stretch of Halapricum desulfuricans DNA includes these proteins:
- a CDS encoding archaea-specific SMC-related protein, translated as MAKTKQITDEATVSVRNIGGIDETTVDLRPGVNVLAGRNATNRTSFLQAIMAVTGSRDVSMKGDAEKAEVTLTIGDSTYRRRLTRRNGTVTFDGEPYLDDPELADLFAFLLESNEARRAVTTGQNLRDIIMRPVDLEEIRSEISRLESEKDEIDEAIEAIEQRKQSLPELESEREQLRQEIEETRAAVADKEAEIDAADADVQAQRQEQQQLEAKLDELRQTRTDLEDVRYDLETERESIETLKQDRETLRTELDALPEAPEEDIECLESEIDRLRERRRRLDSEINSLQSTVRFNEEMLEGERTDVYEAMTDDSGHATDELLDDDVVCWTCGSNVHREQIEETLDDLRDLRQAKLDAKREISDELDDLKADRDALDEQRTRREEYRQRLTEIEDELEQRQERAEKLKQRRSELESTVKDLENEVESTDSDQFEDVLELHREANELEYELGRLETDLEDVESEIDAIEARLDEQSQLEEERDRISEELADLRTRVETLEEEATEAFNDHMAAILDTLDYDNLERIWLERVQREVREGRRKAIKTFFELHVIRSTSTGVTYEDTVDHLSESEREVTGLVFALAGYLVHDVYEEVPFMLLDSLEAIDSERIAALVDHFSDFPDYLLVALLPEDAQALDDEYARVTSI; from the coding sequence ATGGCTAAAACAAAGCAAATCACGGACGAAGCGACAGTGTCGGTCAGAAACATCGGGGGGATCGACGAAACGACGGTCGATTTGCGCCCGGGCGTGAACGTCCTCGCTGGGCGGAACGCGACGAATCGGACGTCGTTCTTGCAGGCGATTATGGCTGTGACCGGCAGTCGAGACGTCTCGATGAAAGGAGATGCCGAGAAAGCGGAAGTGACGCTGACGATCGGAGATTCGACTTATCGCCGGCGACTGACCCGCCGGAACGGGACGGTTACGTTCGACGGCGAGCCCTATCTCGACGATCCCGAGCTGGCCGATCTATTTGCCTTTCTGCTTGAATCGAATGAAGCGCGACGCGCGGTCACGACCGGGCAGAATCTCCGGGACATCATCATGCGGCCGGTCGACCTCGAAGAGATCAGATCCGAGATATCGCGACTCGAATCGGAAAAAGACGAGATCGACGAAGCGATCGAAGCGATCGAACAGCGCAAGCAGTCCCTCCCCGAGCTGGAGTCCGAACGGGAACAGCTTAGACAGGAGATCGAAGAGACGCGGGCGGCAGTGGCCGACAAAGAGGCGGAGATCGACGCCGCTGACGCCGACGTCCAGGCCCAGCGCCAAGAACAGCAACAGCTCGAGGCGAAACTCGACGAGTTGCGCCAGACGCGAACCGACCTCGAAGACGTCCGCTACGATCTCGAAACCGAGCGCGAGAGCATCGAAACTCTCAAACAGGACCGTGAAACCCTCCGGACGGAGCTCGACGCACTTCCGGAAGCGCCCGAAGAAGACATCGAATGCCTCGAATCGGAGATCGATCGGCTTCGCGAGCGGCGGCGACGGCTTGACAGCGAGATCAACTCCCTGCAGAGCACGGTCCGATTCAACGAAGAGATGCTCGAAGGCGAGCGAACCGACGTGTACGAGGCGATGACAGACGACAGCGGACACGCGACCGACGAACTGCTGGACGACGACGTCGTCTGCTGGACCTGCGGTTCGAATGTCCACCGCGAGCAGATCGAGGAGACGCTCGACGATCTCAGGGATCTCCGGCAGGCAAAACTCGACGCGAAACGAGAGATCAGTGACGAACTGGACGATCTGAAGGCCGATAGAGACGCGCTGGACGAGCAACGAACACGCCGTGAAGAGTACCGGCAGCGACTCACGGAGATCGAAGACGAACTCGAACAGCGACAAGAACGTGCCGAAAAGCTCAAACAACGTCGTTCAGAGCTCGAATCGACAGTCAAAGATCTGGAGAACGAGGTCGAGTCGACCGACTCTGACCAGTTCGAAGACGTACTCGAACTCCACCGAGAGGCAAACGAACTCGAATACGAACTCGGCCGTCTGGAAACTGATCTCGAGGACGTCGAAAGCGAAATCGATGCGATCGAGGCACGACTGGACGAGCAGTCACAGTTGGAAGAGGAACGCGATCGCATCTCGGAAGAACTGGCGGACCTTCGGACGCGAGTCGAGACGCTAGAGGAAGAGGCGACCGAAGCGTTCAACGATCACATGGCAGCGATCCTCGACACCCTGGACTATGACAACCTCGAGCGGATCTGGCTCGAGCGCGTCCAGCGGGAGGTCCGAGAGGGTCGGCGCAAAGCGATCAAGACGTTCTTCGAACTCCACGTCATCCGATCGACTTCCACCGGCGTGACCTACGAAGACACGGTCGATCACCTCAGTGAATCCGAACGCGAAGTCACCGGACTGGTGTTCGCGCTGGCCGGCTACCTCGTACATGACGTCTACGAGGAGGTCCCGTTCATGCTACTGGACTCGCTGGAAGCCATCGATTCAGAGCGAATCGCTGCCCTCGTCGATCACTTCAGCGACTTCCCCGATTATCTGCTCGTTGCGCTGTTGCCCGAGGACGCACAGGCACTCGATGACGAGTACGCCCGTGTCACCTCGATTTGA
- a CDS encoding 2-hydroxyacid dehydrogenase, with the protein MNAFVAANLSEDGIERLESLGLDVEYDPIEERDGRMPIETLKRRLEDVEIFVSGFEGVPAEVMDAATDLEVIACPRGGPEASVDIGAATERGIPVLYAPGRNAETVADHTLGLLLSVTRNISLAHHRLREGTYTGSPSADAAEGGEREDVTWGIGRDSPYVTLRGPELGTRTLGIVGFGRIGRRVAKRAKDGFNMSVIAYDPFVDHVEMEPFGVEKVTNLQELCRRSDVVSLHADVNPTSRDLVGSGEFKAMPDHAFFINTARASIIQEGTLVEALRNDEIRGAAMDVYHQEPIAEDDPLLRMDNVVTTPHIASASQDVIDRHSELIVRDIEALLSGEDPMHVKNPETLDDVDLSAI; encoded by the coding sequence ATGAACGCATTCGTAGCAGCAAACCTTTCGGAGGATGGCATCGAGCGACTCGAATCACTCGGCCTCGACGTCGAGTACGATCCGATCGAAGAACGCGACGGTCGAATGCCCATCGAGACGCTGAAACGTCGGCTAGAGGACGTTGAGATCTTTGTCTCCGGTTTCGAGGGCGTCCCGGCAGAAGTCATGGACGCGGCCACTGATCTCGAAGTGATCGCCTGCCCGCGCGGCGGCCCGGAAGCGAGCGTCGACATCGGGGCTGCGACTGAGCGGGGGATTCCGGTACTGTACGCCCCCGGACGGAACGCTGAGACGGTCGCTGACCACACGCTGGGGCTGTTACTTAGTGTCACTCGGAACATCTCCCTCGCTCACCACCGACTTCGCGAAGGGACTTACACCGGGAGTCCCTCGGCGGACGCGGCCGAAGGAGGCGAACGGGAGGACGTGACCTGGGGAATCGGCAGGGATTCACCGTACGTCACGCTACGCGGTCCTGAACTAGGGACGCGGACGCTCGGCATCGTCGGATTCGGTCGGATCGGCCGTCGCGTCGCAAAGCGTGCAAAAGACGGGTTCAACATGAGCGTTATCGCCTACGATCCCTTCGTCGATCACGTCGAGATGGAGCCGTTCGGCGTCGAGAAGGTGACTAATCTACAGGAACTGTGTCGACGGAGCGACGTCGTCAGCCTGCACGCTGACGTGAACCCGACGTCACGCGATCTCGTTGGCTCCGGGGAATTCAAGGCGATGCCTGACCACGCCTTCTTTATCAACACAGCTCGTGCTTCGATCATCCAGGAAGGCACGCTCGTCGAAGCGCTCCGGAACGATGAGATCCGGGGGGCAGCGATGGACGTCTATCACCAGGAACCGATCGCCGAAGACGACCCGCTACTCCGGATGGACAACGTCGTCACGACGCCTCATATCGCTTCTGCGTCCCAGGACGTGATCGATCGTCACTCCGAACTCATCGTCCGGGACATCGAGGCACTCCTGTCCGGCGAGGATCCGATGCACGTCAAGAACCCAGAAACGCTTGACGACGTGGATCTATCGGCGATATAG
- a CDS encoding IclR family transcriptional regulator, whose amino-acid sequence MTADDSPPVKAVQTSHRVLKAIVDSGGVTLADVVDQLDHSRSSIHNHLSALTQLGYVIKDGQTYRTSLRFLEIGAAARTHFDLYNVGRSRAEDLSDATGLSASLLTFERDQLTCLYTAPAMDVDEPAITAGDVLPLHCTAPGKAILAAHSPEEATTLLSESERTPCTENTQTTAELRESLEDIRTQGWAVDREEWRTGIRCIATAVSDTNGKLHGVLCVTGPTDSLSGKRFEQDVPGLLISSAQEIRSKLS is encoded by the coding sequence ATGACAGCCGACGACAGCCCCCCCGTCAAAGCGGTCCAGACTAGCCACCGAGTCTTGAAAGCGATCGTCGATTCCGGTGGCGTGACACTCGCAGATGTAGTCGATCAGCTGGATCACTCCCGGAGTTCAATCCACAACCACCTCTCTGCGCTCACTCAGCTAGGATACGTAATCAAGGACGGTCAAACGTACAGAACCAGTCTCCGGTTTCTAGAGATCGGGGCAGCGGCGCGCACGCACTTTGATCTGTACAACGTCGGTCGCTCCCGCGCCGAGGACCTCTCCGACGCGACTGGTCTGAGCGCAAGTCTACTCACGTTTGAACGCGACCAACTCACGTGTCTATACACAGCACCCGCGATGGATGTCGACGAACCAGCAATCACCGCCGGTGACGTACTGCCCCTACACTGCACGGCTCCCGGAAAAGCTATCCTGGCGGCACACTCTCCCGAAGAAGCGACGACACTTCTCTCTGAGTCCGAGCGAACACCGTGTACAGAGAACACGCAAACGACTGCGGAGCTGCGAGAGTCACTGGAGGACATTCGCACCCAGGGATGGGCGGTCGATCGCGAGGAATGGCGAACAGGGATTCGATGTATTGCGACCGCTGTCTCCGATACGAACGGGAAACTACACGGAGTACTCTGTGTCACCGGCCCGACCGACTCACTGTCCGGGAAGCGATTCGAGCAGGACGTTCCCGGACTGCTCATTAGTTCAGCTCAAGAGATCCGATCAAAGCTATCCTGA
- the dgoD gene encoding galactonate dehydratase: MEITDYEVFSVPPRWVFLRLETDTGLIGWGEATLAGHSKATIAAVETVMEHYLLGKDPLEIERHWQAMYRGQYFRDGPILMSAIGGIDMALWDLKGKYFDAPIYELLGGRARDYIDVYQWVGGESASAVRDAAATAVANGYSILKMEAVAQTERLNSPDTISQARDRVAAVREEISEQIDLVVDFSGRVGTGTAKRLAAELDEYEPLFYEEPVRPAHLEALPKVEPHTKTPLGTGERLYSRWAFQDLIGDRLVDVVQPDPSSAGGISEVKKIANAAEAADISLSLHSPFGPVAFAACLQLDMVCPNALAQGQDLEIHEPKDNDLLAYLDDPTVFGFKDGRVRAPNAPGLGIGVSEEYIRRQAKLDVDWQNPIWYHEDGSVGEW; this comes from the coding sequence ATGGAAATTACAGACTACGAGGTGTTCTCCGTCCCGCCTCGATGGGTCTTTCTCCGACTCGAAACGGACACTGGACTGATTGGATGGGGCGAAGCGACGCTGGCTGGCCATTCGAAAGCGACGATTGCAGCCGTTGAAACGGTCATGGAACACTACCTGCTGGGCAAAGATCCGCTGGAGATCGAGCGTCACTGGCAGGCCATGTATCGCGGGCAGTACTTCCGGGACGGTCCGATCCTCATGAGCGCGATCGGAGGAATCGATATGGCACTGTGGGATCTCAAGGGCAAGTACTTCGACGCACCCATCTATGAGCTGCTCGGCGGTCGGGCACGTGATTATATCGACGTGTACCAGTGGGTCGGCGGCGAGTCCGCTTCCGCCGTCAGGGACGCCGCAGCCACTGCCGTCGCGAACGGGTACAGTATCCTCAAAATGGAAGCAGTCGCGCAGACCGAACGACTCAACTCTCCCGACACGATCAGTCAAGCACGCGATCGCGTCGCCGCCGTGCGTGAAGAAATCAGCGAGCAGATCGATCTCGTCGTCGACTTCAGTGGGCGGGTTGGGACGGGGACAGCAAAGCGGCTCGCGGCGGAACTCGACGAATATGAACCGCTGTTCTACGAAGAGCCGGTCAGGCCAGCTCATCTGGAGGCACTTCCGAAAGTTGAACCCCACACGAAGACTCCGCTCGGAACTGGCGAACGGCTCTACTCACGGTGGGCGTTCCAGGATCTCATCGGGGACCGGCTGGTCGATGTCGTGCAGCCGGATCCATCGAGTGCTGGCGGAATCTCGGAAGTCAAAAAGATCGCGAACGCCGCCGAAGCAGCCGATATTAGCCTCTCCCTGCACTCGCCGTTCGGCCCAGTTGCTTTCGCAGCTTGCCTTCAACTCGACATGGTCTGCCCGAACGCCCTCGCGCAAGGACAAGACCTCGAGATTCACGAACCGAAAGACAACGATCTCCTGGCGTACTTGGACGATCCGACTGTGTTCGGTTTCAAGGACGGCCGCGTTCGGGCCCCGAACGCTCCAGGACTCGGTATCGGTGTCAGCGAGGAATATATTCGCCGACAGGCAAAACTGGACGTCGACTGGCAGAACCCGATCTGGTATCACGAGGACGGAAGCGTTGGGGAATGGTGA
- a CDS encoding FGGY-family carbohydrate kinase has protein sequence MTDVLIGVDAGTSMIKAVAYSTEGRPLYKSSRKNEVLRPESGWREQDMDDTWDATAATLREVVEQLNPQDEVLGLGVTGQGDGCWLIDDEGKPARDAILWHDERASDIIGEWQDSDVNDQLYDVCGSVQFPGSSLAILLWLQEHETETIMRADTVFFSKDWLKYRLTGEITSDPSDMSLPYVDVETGEYSSEVFEIVGAPQLESLLPPLHDPLDVIGEVTAEAAKQTDIPAGTPVVSGLFDVPCSMFGSGVSHAGEGASVVGTTSLNQVLMDEPDPSPDGVGMTLSLGLDGENGFGEKRWTRVMASMIGTPNLDWWLDMLRYREDPDYAAIEKRASEIPIGSEGVLYHPYLSGSGERAPFLNTKARAQMIGLEPDHTEEHIVRAVYEGVGMAMKDCYEHIPDTPEEVYVAGGGANSDFWCQMFADAIDAEFAVPEGEEFGAKGAALLAGAAVGVFDDFQTAVRESRTIEQTYQTDRTASEKYDKLYEYYKHTYETTFDIWDKRVETMEAIERVDE, from the coding sequence ATGACAGACGTACTCATCGGTGTCGACGCTGGCACGTCGATGATTAAGGCGGTAGCATACTCGACAGAAGGGCGTCCCCTGTACAAGAGCAGTCGCAAGAACGAGGTTTTGCGTCCGGAGTCCGGGTGGCGCGAGCAGGACATGGATGACACGTGGGACGCAACGGCTGCGACACTCCGGGAAGTCGTCGAGCAGCTAAATCCGCAAGACGAGGTCCTCGGGCTGGGCGTTACAGGACAAGGCGACGGCTGTTGGCTTATCGACGACGAGGGGAAGCCGGCGCGGGACGCGATTCTCTGGCACGACGAACGGGCGAGCGATATCATCGGCGAATGGCAGGATTCCGACGTCAACGACCAGTTGTACGACGTTTGCGGGAGTGTCCAGTTCCCGGGATCGAGTCTGGCAATACTGCTGTGGTTGCAGGAACACGAGACGGAGACGATCATGCGGGCTGACACGGTCTTTTTCAGTAAAGACTGGCTCAAGTACAGGCTCACCGGTGAGATTACGTCGGATCCCAGTGATATGTCGCTGCCGTACGTCGACGTAGAGACTGGCGAATACTCCTCGGAAGTGTTCGAGATCGTCGGGGCTCCGCAACTCGAATCGCTGCTACCGCCACTGCACGACCCGCTCGACGTCATCGGCGAGGTGACTGCCGAGGCGGCCAAACAGACTGATATTCCGGCAGGGACCCCCGTCGTCTCTGGACTATTCGACGTTCCCTGTTCGATGTTCGGTAGTGGTGTCTCTCACGCCGGGGAAGGCGCCTCAGTCGTCGGAACGACCTCGCTCAATCAGGTGCTGATGGACGAACCCGATCCCAGTCCCGACGGCGTCGGGATGACGCTTTCGCTGGGACTGGACGGCGAGAACGGGTTCGGCGAGAAACGATGGACCAGGGTCATGGCTTCGATGATCGGAACGCCGAACCTGGACTGGTGGCTGGACATGCTCCGGTACAGGGAGGACCCGGACTACGCGGCCATCGAGAAGCGTGCCTCCGAGATCCCGATCGGCAGCGAAGGTGTACTCTACCATCCGTACCTCAGTGGCTCCGGCGAGCGCGCGCCGTTCCTCAACACGAAGGCGCGTGCACAGATGATCGGTCTGGAACCCGATCATACCGAAGAGCACATCGTCCGGGCGGTCTACGAGGGTGTCGGGATGGCGATGAAAGACTGCTACGAGCATATCCCGGACACGCCCGAGGAAGTCTATGTAGCCGGCGGTGGGGCCAACTCTGACTTCTGGTGTCAGATGTTCGCCGACGCCATCGACGCCGAGTTCGCCGTCCCCGAAGGTGAGGAGTTCGGTGCCAAGGGCGCTGCGTTGCTCGCTGGGGCGGCAGTCGGTGTCTTCGACGACTTCCAGACCGCCGTTCGAGAATCGAGGACTATCGAACAGACATACCAGACTGATCGGACTGCGTCAGAGAAATACGATAAACTTTATGAATATTACAAGCACACGTACGAGACGACGTTCGACATCTGGGACAAGCGCGTCGAGACGATGGAGGCAATCGAGAGGGTAGACGAGTAA
- a CDS encoding class II aldolase/adducin family protein: MTNDLMLQAEREKVSELGREMLDQGLTKGTGGNISVRSGDRIAISPSGVPYREIEPEDVPVVDLDGNRIEGERDPSSEIAMHTGILRERDDVGGVVHNHSPYATTFASLGEPVPASHYLIAYVGDQIPVAPYATFGTPELAEAALDTLGDEYNACLLENHGVVTVGETIDAAFEVAMMVEYCARIHYQAVSIGEPNVLPDEEIDTLLEAFEGYGEAH, encoded by the coding sequence ATGACAAACGACCTCATGCTACAGGCGGAGAGAGAGAAAGTAAGCGAACTCGGACGCGAGATGCTCGATCAGGGACTCACGAAAGGCACCGGCGGGAACATTAGTGTCAGGAGCGGCGATCGGATAGCGATTAGCCCGTCTGGCGTCCCGTACAGAGAAATCGAACCCGAAGACGTTCCTGTCGTCGATCTCGACGGCAACCGGATTGAAGGCGAGCGTGACCCGTCGAGCGAGATTGCGATGCACACCGGGATACTCCGCGAGCGCGACGACGTCGGTGGCGTCGTCCACAACCACTCGCCGTATGCGACCACCTTCGCGAGTCTGGGCGAGCCGGTCCCGGCCAGCCACTACCTCATCGCCTACGTCGGCGACCAGATCCCCGTTGCGCCGTACGCGACCTTCGGGACGCCCGAGCTGGCTGAGGCGGCACTCGACACCCTCGGCGACGAGTACAACGCCTGCCTGCTGGAGAACCACGGCGTCGTGACTGTCGGCGAGACTATCGACGCCGCATTCGAGGTCGCGATGATGGTCGAGTACTGTGCGCGCATCCACTATCAGGCAGTCAGCATCGGCGAGCCGAACGTCCTGCCTGACGAGGAGATCGACACGCTCCTCGAGGCCTTCGAGGGCTACGGTGAGGCGCACTGA
- the glpA gene encoding anaerobic glycerol-3-phosphate dehydrogenase subunit GlpA, producing MPPRVVVIGGGATGTGTARDLAMRGFDVTLLERGNLTHGTTGRTHGHLHSGGRYAVSDQESAVDCIEENRILRDIASHCIEDTGGLFVQLEGDSDEYFQQKLDGCEECGIPTEVISGEEARRREPHLTEKTERAIRVPDGAIDPFRLAVANAADAVEHGATIETHAEVVDLLVEDDAVAGVRFERRKSNHLGEGTEGDIETIDADHVVSAAGAWAGQIAAMADIDVAMSISKGAMVVTNVRQVDTVINRCLPKGEGDTIIPHETTVLLGANDEPVDDPDDYPEEQWEVEMMIDVASEMVPIVESARMLRAYWGVRPLYDPNSGETEDTGDVTRNYFVLDHAQRDGVAGFTTVVGGKLTTYREMAEKISDHVCERFGIERECRTADEPLPGSEDFSVLRDYMEEFGLRSPVGRRSVERLGSRADEVLTTDDPNPVICGCEGVTRAEVQDAIEQSGSDLNAVRIRTRASMGNCQGGMCAHRLASEVHDANVDGQTFDEAVAREAWDELLQERWKGQRHALWGQQLSQAMLNYALHATTQNRDNDPADGNPIDFAAFDSGP from the coding sequence TTGCCACCCAGAGTAGTCGTGATCGGCGGCGGTGCGACCGGTACGGGCACTGCTCGTGACCTCGCGATGCGCGGGTTCGACGTCACACTGCTCGAGAGAGGGAATCTCACCCACGGTACGACCGGTCGGACGCACGGACACCTCCACAGCGGCGGTCGATACGCCGTCTCCGATCAGGAGAGCGCCGTCGACTGCATCGAGGAGAACAGGATTCTCAGAGATATCGCGTCACACTGCATCGAGGACACCGGTGGTCTGTTCGTCCAGCTCGAGGGCGACTCGGACGAATACTTCCAGCAGAAACTCGACGGCTGCGAGGAGTGTGGTATCCCGACGGAAGTCATCTCCGGTGAGGAAGCACGCAGACGGGAACCGCATCTCACTGAGAAGACCGAACGAGCGATCCGAGTTCCGGACGGTGCAATCGATCCATTCCGGTTAGCCGTCGCTAACGCCGCTGACGCCGTCGAGCACGGTGCGACGATCGAGACACACGCCGAGGTCGTCGACCTGCTCGTCGAGGACGACGCTGTCGCTGGTGTCCGATTCGAGCGCCGGAAGTCGAACCACCTCGGCGAAGGAACCGAGGGCGACATCGAGACGATCGACGCGGATCACGTCGTCAGCGCGGCCGGCGCGTGGGCCGGTCAGATCGCTGCGATGGCCGATATCGACGTGGCGATGTCCATCTCGAAGGGGGCGATGGTCGTCACGAACGTCCGCCAGGTCGATACCGTGATCAATCGCTGCCTCCCCAAAGGCGAGGGCGATACGATCATCCCCCACGAGACGACGGTCCTGCTGGGTGCAAACGACGAACCCGTCGACGATCCGGACGACTATCCCGAAGAGCAGTGGGAAGTAGAGATGATGATCGACGTCGCGTCGGAGATGGTCCCGATCGTCGAGAGCGCGCGGATGCTCCGCGCGTACTGGGGGGTCAGGCCGCTTTACGATCCGAATTCGGGCGAGACTGAAGATACTGGAGATGTGACGCGTAACTACTTTGTTCTCGATCACGCACAGCGAGACGGCGTCGCTGGATTTACCACCGTTGTCGGGGGCAAACTCACGACCTACCGCGAGATGGCCGAAAAGATCTCGGACCACGTCTGCGAGCGGTTCGGTATCGAGCGCGAATGTCGGACCGCCGATGAACCGCTGCCGGGCAGCGAGGACTTCTCGGTCCTGCGCGATTACATGGAGGAGTTCGGGCTTCGCTCGCCGGTCGGCCGGCGCAGCGTCGAGCGACTCGGCTCGCGCGCGGACGAGGTGCTCACGACCGACGACCCGAACCCCGTCATCTGTGGGTGTGAAGGCGTCACGCGCGCTGAAGTGCAGGACGCTATCGAGCAGTCCGGCTCGGATCTCAACGCCGTGCGCATCAGGACCCGCGCCTCGATGGGCAACTGTCAGGGCGGGATGTGCGCCCACCGGCTGGCGAGCGAGGTTCACGACGCGAACGTCGACGGGCAAACCTTCGACGAAGCCGTCGCCCGGGAAGCCTGGGACGAACTGCTCCAAGAGCGCTGGAAGGGCCAGCGCCACGCCCTCTGGGGCCAGCAGCTCTCGCAGGCCATGTTGAACTACGCACTCCACGCGACCACCCAGAACCGGGACAACGATCCCGCCGACGGCAACCCGATCGACTTCGCCGCGTTCGATTCGGGCCCGTAA
- the hemB gene encoding porphobilinogen synthase: MDLTERPRRLRRDGIRGLVSETDLSATDLIAPVFVDATTDERRPIESMPGHERVPIDEAVDRVEEIRETGVEAVIVFGIPESKDGTGSRAWAPEGVVQEAVRRISTATDAYVITDVCLCEYTEHGHCGVIEPDARTDPTLTVENDPTLELLAKTAVSHAEAGADMVAPSSMTDGMVGAIREALDEAEHADVPIMSYAAKYESAFYGPFRDAADGAPAFGDRRHYQMDPANRREAIREVELDVRQGADVLMVKPALPYLDVVSDVREHFDRPVAAYNVSGEYAMLHAASQQGWLDLEETAYEALLSIKRAGADLILTYFAEDIADRL; encoded by the coding sequence ATGGACCTCACAGAGCGCCCGCGTCGCCTCCGACGCGACGGGATCCGGGGACTGGTCAGCGAAACCGACCTCTCGGCCACCGACCTGATCGCGCCGGTGTTCGTCGACGCGACAACCGACGAACGCCGCCCGATCGAGTCGATGCCCGGCCACGAGCGCGTCCCGATCGACGAGGCGGTCGATCGCGTCGAGGAGATCCGTGAGACCGGCGTCGAGGCCGTCATCGTCTTCGGGATCCCCGAGTCGAAAGACGGGACGGGATCGCGCGCCTGGGCCCCCGAGGGCGTCGTCCAGGAGGCCGTCCGGCGGATCAGCACGGCGACCGACGCCTACGTCATCACCGACGTCTGTCTGTGTGAGTACACCGAGCACGGCCACTGTGGCGTGATCGAACCGGACGCCCGGACCGATCCAACGCTCACCGTCGAGAACGATCCGACCCTCGAGTTGCTCGCGAAGACGGCCGTCTCCCACGCCGAGGCCGGCGCTGACATGGTCGCCCCCTCCTCGATGACCGACGGGATGGTCGGCGCGATCCGGGAGGCGCTGGACGAAGCGGAGCACGCGGACGTGCCGATCATGAGCTACGCCGCGAAATACGAGTCGGCCTTCTACGGGCCGTTCCGCGACGCGGCCGACGGTGCGCCCGCGTTCGGCGACCGACGCCACTACCAGATGGACCCGGCGAACCGCCGGGAAGCGATCCGCGAGGTCGAACTGGACGTCCGGCAGGGCGCGGACGTGCTGATGGTCAAGCCCGCGTTGCCGTACCTCGACGTCGTGAGCGACGTGCGCGAGCACTTCGATCGCCCCGTCGCGGCCTACAACGTCTCCGGGGAGTACGCCATGCTCCACGCCGCCTCCCAGCAGGGCTGGCTCGATCTGGAGGAGACGGCCTACGAGGCGCTGCTCTCGATCAAGCGTGCCGGAGCGGATCTCATCCTGACGTACTTCGCCGAAGACATCGCTGATCGATTGTAA